Proteins from a single region of Amycolatopsis sp. CA-230715:
- a CDS encoding RNA polymerase sigma factor, with the protein MTETRTVEADPPWEGLHGHELYAACVHAARAGDRNAMNRLVSELTPLVWHVARANGVESSTAEDVVQTVWLALFSNLAKVTEPRALAGWLITTARREAQRSHGRKLSPVPLTDEMAESMPSGNPAPEAEALRADRDRQLWHVFTQLPERCQEILRLTVLAGRAEYRLVAEALRMPHGSIGPTRGRCLKTMRELLETEGGGA; encoded by the coding sequence GTGACCGAGACGCGAACCGTCGAGGCGGATCCGCCGTGGGAGGGACTCCACGGGCACGAGCTGTACGCCGCGTGCGTGCACGCCGCGCGCGCTGGTGACCGCAACGCGATGAACCGGCTGGTGTCGGAGCTGACACCGCTGGTGTGGCACGTCGCGCGGGCGAACGGGGTGGAGTCGTCCACCGCCGAAGACGTGGTGCAGACGGTGTGGCTGGCGTTGTTCAGCAACCTGGCGAAGGTGACCGAGCCGAGGGCGCTCGCGGGCTGGCTGATCACCACCGCCCGCCGCGAAGCGCAGCGGTCGCACGGCCGCAAGCTGTCACCGGTGCCGCTCACCGACGAGATGGCCGAGTCGATGCCGAGCGGCAATCCGGCCCCGGAGGCCGAAGCGCTGCGCGCCGACCGTGACCGCCAGCTGTGGCACGTGTTCACCCAGTTGCCGGAGCGCTGCCAGGAGATCCTCCGCCTGACCGTGCTGGCCGGCCGTGCCGAGTACCGCCTCGTCGCCGAAGCCCTGCGGATGCCGCACGGCAGCATCGGCCCGACGAGGGGGCGCTGCCTCAAAACGATGCGCGAGTTGCTGGAAACCGAAGGGGGCGGCGCATGA
- a CDS encoding protease inhibitor I42 family protein — MLIRITRANAGEVVRVRVGDTVELSLPEVPSSGFRWLCRLPRGVHLVDDEYRGQDGGEQGHPIRGQVVTGAGPPGAGGVRRLAFGIVDAGRLPLHADLIRPWEQAPRRTLTFVLSAAPNE, encoded by the coding sequence GTGCTCATTCGGATCACGCGGGCGAACGCCGGGGAGGTGGTTCGCGTGCGTGTAGGAGACACCGTGGAGCTTTCGCTCCCGGAGGTCCCGTCGAGCGGGTTTCGGTGGCTGTGCCGGCTGCCGAGGGGAGTGCACCTGGTCGATGACGAATATCGCGGGCAGGACGGCGGGGAACAGGGCCACCCAATAAGGGGGCAGGTGGTCACGGGGGCGGGGCCACCTGGTGCGGGTGGGGTTCGCCGGCTGGCGTTCGGCATCGTCGACGCCGGCCGGCTTCCCCTCCACGCGGACCTGATCCGTCCCTGGGAGCAGGCGCCGCGGCGAACACTTACTTTCGTCCTGTCCGCTGCTCCGAATGAGTGA
- a CDS encoding C1 family peptidase, translating into MAANHPYRAEIAAVRELLADGGSWHAAETSLSRLSAESRVARLGVPWPDDAELTARAEQPERMLFAARAAAGQQVISSVAPSEVLPPRFDLRQLGFTTPVKDQGECGSCAAFATAAALEGTAAYTRGARGLGLDLSEAQLHFDYAAARESLHPDGSWPDELLDDAMAKGVAFEDCYPYREDGAGSVNPGWRDRLARAEEVVDLSGNPAAIKHHIYGYGPVAACLVIYEDLFHYAGGVYRHTTDKTSGGHCVALVGWDDVEGCWIAKNSWGTDWGEGGYVRIAYGEGYLEDYPAARPTTLGCTGVNLRAWLPPQRALRLFTSAHDANAWVYLENAGWARLSGGPRGTATALAMLAEPRARGSAVAPFIDNDELAMLRIGQ; encoded by the coding sequence ATGGCCGCGAACCACCCGTACCGGGCGGAGATCGCGGCTGTCCGCGAGTTGCTCGCCGACGGTGGCTCCTGGCACGCCGCGGAGACTTCGCTCAGCAGGCTATCGGCCGAGTCGCGAGTCGCGCGCCTCGGTGTGCCGTGGCCCGACGACGCCGAGCTGACCGCGAGGGCCGAGCAGCCGGAGCGCATGCTGTTCGCCGCGAGGGCGGCCGCCGGTCAGCAGGTGATCTCCAGCGTGGCCCCGTCGGAGGTCCTGCCGCCTCGGTTCGATCTGCGGCAGCTCGGCTTCACCACGCCGGTGAAGGACCAGGGCGAATGCGGTTCGTGCGCGGCGTTCGCGACCGCGGCGGCGCTCGAAGGCACCGCCGCGTACACCCGGGGGGCGCGCGGCCTCGGCCTCGACCTGTCCGAGGCGCAACTGCACTTCGACTACGCGGCGGCCCGCGAAAGCCTGCACCCGGACGGGTCGTGGCCGGACGAGCTGCTCGACGACGCGATGGCCAAGGGTGTCGCCTTCGAGGACTGCTACCCGTACCGCGAAGACGGCGCCGGCTCGGTGAACCCGGGATGGCGGGACCGGCTCGCGCGTGCCGAGGAGGTCGTGGACCTCAGCGGCAACCCGGCCGCGATCAAGCACCACATCTACGGGTACGGGCCGGTCGCCGCGTGCCTGGTCATCTACGAGGACCTGTTCCACTACGCGGGCGGTGTGTACCGGCACACCACCGACAAGACGAGCGGCGGCCACTGCGTCGCGCTCGTCGGGTGGGACGACGTCGAGGGCTGCTGGATCGCGAAGAACTCGTGGGGCACCGACTGGGGCGAAGGCGGTTACGTCCGCATCGCCTACGGCGAGGGCTACCTCGAGGATTATCCCGCCGCGCGGCCGACGACGCTGGGATGCACGGGCGTGAACCTGCGCGCGTGGCTGCCCCCGCAGCGCGCGCTGCGGCTGTTCACCAGCGCGCACGACGCCAATGCCTGGGTCTACCTGGAAAACGCCGGCTGGGCCCGGCTTTCCGGTGGGCCGCGCGGGACCGCCACCGCGCTCGCCATGCTCGCCGAACCGCGTGCTCGCGGCTCGGCGGTGGCGCCGTTCATCGACAACGACGAACTCGCGATGCTCCGCATCGGGCAGTGA